Proteins encoded together in one Micromonospora auratinigra window:
- a CDS encoding acyl-CoA dehydrogenase, translating to MSSSDLLLSRRDLAFLLHDWLDVTRLTERPRYAEHSRDTVDAVLDLSAQVAAEHFAPHNRAADATEPTFDGRRVHTIPQVKAALEVFAETGLLSATMDGSIGGMQLPHVVAAACFAWFQAANVGTAAYPFLTLGNANLLLAHGSAEQIATWVRPMIEGRFFGTMCLSEPQAGSSLADITTKAEPQDDGTYRLTGTKMWISGGEHELAQNIVHLVLARIPGAPAGVKGISLFIVPKVLLDDDGQLGPRNDVVLVGLNHKLGYRGTTNTLLNFGEGVHRPYGRAGAVGYLVGQPHQGLAQMFHMMNEARIGVGAGATALGYTGYLKSVAYARQRPQGRPAADKDPTAPQVPIIAHADVRRMLLAQKSYVEGALALILYCGRLLDEEKTAPEQADRERAHLLLDLLTPIAKSWPSQWCLAANDLAIQVHGGYGYTRDYDVEQHWRDNRLNPIHEGTHGIQALDLLGRKVTMRGGAGLELLLDTIRATATRAWKAEGFPAELAGPLGAAVDRIAVVTRRLWGSGDPEVALANAALYLEAVGHVVIAWMWLEQVLAAEGLGSPDGAEGEFLAGKRQAARYFFRYELPRTTAQFDLLESLDRTTLDVRDSWF from the coding sequence TTGTCCTCGTCCGACCTGCTGCTGTCCCGCCGCGACCTGGCGTTCCTGCTGCACGACTGGCTGGACGTGACCCGGCTGACCGAGCGGCCCCGCTACGCCGAGCACTCCCGGGACACCGTCGACGCGGTGCTGGACCTCTCCGCCCAGGTGGCCGCCGAGCACTTCGCGCCGCACAACCGGGCCGCCGACGCCACCGAACCCACCTTCGACGGCCGGCGGGTGCACACCATTCCGCAGGTCAAGGCCGCCCTCGAGGTGTTCGCCGAAACCGGGCTGCTGTCGGCCACCATGGACGGGTCCATCGGCGGCATGCAACTGCCGCACGTGGTCGCCGCCGCCTGCTTCGCCTGGTTCCAGGCCGCCAACGTGGGCACCGCCGCGTACCCGTTCCTCACCCTCGGCAACGCCAACCTGCTGCTCGCGCACGGCAGCGCCGAGCAGATCGCCACCTGGGTCCGGCCGATGATCGAGGGACGCTTCTTCGGCACCATGTGCCTGTCCGAGCCGCAGGCCGGCAGCTCCCTGGCCGACATCACCACGAAGGCCGAACCCCAGGACGACGGCACGTACCGGCTCACCGGCACCAAGATGTGGATCTCCGGCGGCGAGCACGAGCTGGCGCAGAACATCGTCCACCTGGTGCTCGCCCGGATCCCCGGCGCACCGGCCGGGGTGAAGGGCATCTCGCTGTTCATCGTGCCCAAGGTGCTCCTCGACGACGACGGCCAGCTCGGCCCCCGCAACGACGTGGTGCTGGTCGGCCTCAACCACAAGCTCGGCTACCGGGGCACCACCAACACCCTGCTCAACTTCGGTGAGGGCGTGCACCGCCCGTACGGGCGGGCCGGGGCGGTCGGCTACCTGGTCGGTCAGCCGCACCAGGGGCTCGCGCAGATGTTCCACATGATGAACGAGGCGCGCATCGGCGTGGGGGCCGGCGCGACCGCGCTCGGCTACACCGGCTACCTGAAGTCCGTCGCGTACGCCCGCCAGCGCCCGCAGGGCCGGCCCGCCGCCGACAAGGACCCCACCGCGCCGCAGGTGCCGATCATCGCGCACGCCGACGTCCGCCGGATGCTGCTGGCCCAGAAGAGCTACGTGGAGGGCGCGCTCGCGCTGATCCTCTACTGCGGACGGCTGCTCGACGAGGAGAAGACCGCCCCGGAGCAGGCCGACCGGGAACGGGCGCACCTGCTGCTGGACCTGCTCACCCCGATCGCGAAGAGCTGGCCGTCGCAGTGGTGCCTGGCCGCCAACGACCTCGCCATCCAGGTGCACGGCGGGTACGGCTACACCCGCGACTACGACGTCGAACAGCACTGGCGGGACAACCGGCTCAACCCGATCCACGAGGGCACCCACGGCATCCAGGCCCTCGACCTGCTCGGCCGCAAGGTCACCATGCGCGGCGGGGCCGGGCTGGAGCTGCTGCTGGACACGATCCGGGCCACCGCGACCCGGGCCTGGAAGGCCGAGGGCTTCCCCGCCGAGCTGGCCGGACCGCTCGGGGCCGCCGTCGACCGGATCGCGGTGGTGACCCGACGGCTGTGGGGCAGCGGGGACCCGGAGGTCGCCCTGGCCAACGCCGCGCTCTACCTGGAGGCGGTCGGGCACGTGGTGATCGCCTGGATGTGGTTGGAGCAGGTGCTCGCGGCGGAGGGGCTGGGCTCGCCGGACGGTGCCGAGGGCGAGTTCCTGGCCGGCAAGCGGCAGGCGGCGCGCTACTTCTTCCGGTACGAGCTGCCGAGGACGACGGCCCAGTTCGACCTGCTGGAGAGCCTCGACCGGACCACCCTGGACGTGCGCGACAGCTGGTTCTGA
- a CDS encoding PadR family transcriptional regulator gives MDDLTEMLKGTLEGCVLEIINGEETYGYAVTRRLNELGFTDVVDGTVYTILLRLERNGLVQVTKRPSEVGPPRKFYRLNDAGRAELARFWAKWQYVSSRIDKLKEGGR, from the coding sequence ATGGACGACCTGACGGAGATGTTGAAGGGCACCCTCGAAGGTTGCGTGCTCGAGATCATCAACGGCGAGGAGACCTACGGGTACGCCGTCACGCGCCGGCTGAACGAACTCGGCTTCACCGACGTCGTCGACGGAACGGTGTACACCATCCTGCTGCGGCTGGAGCGCAACGGACTGGTCCAGGTGACGAAACGGCCGTCCGAAGTGGGTCCACCGCGCAAGTTCTACCGGCTCAACGACGCCGGTCGCGCGGAACTCGCGCGGTTCTGGGCGAAATGGCAGTACGTCTCGTCCCGCATCGACAAGCTCAAGGAGGGCGGCAGGTGA
- a CDS encoding DUF1048 domain-containing protein produces the protein MSFWETITGSDLTQEWTAFEARAQALPADHRAAWEQIKGSLLPYGNFSGRNLTPIVDAALGLLEEASADGQGIDEVLGDDIPGFCAALAGGAGARTYRDRWREQLNSNVARKLGRLGG, from the coding sequence GTGAGCTTCTGGGAAACCATCACCGGCAGCGATCTCACCCAGGAATGGACGGCATTCGAGGCGCGGGCGCAGGCGCTGCCGGCCGACCACCGGGCGGCGTGGGAACAGATCAAGGGCAGCCTGCTGCCGTACGGGAACTTCTCGGGCCGCAACCTGACGCCGATCGTCGACGCCGCCCTGGGGCTGCTCGAAGAGGCGTCGGCGGACGGGCAGGGCATCGACGAGGTGCTCGGCGACGACATCCCCGGCTTCTGCGCGGCGCTGGCCGGCGGAGCGGGCGCCCGCACCTATCGCGACCGGTGGCGTGAGCAGTTGAACAGCAACGTCGCCAGGAAACTCGGCCGGCTGGGAGGTTGA
- a CDS encoding DUF1048 domain-containing protein — MSIQDIIEGKKQWRAHVARVKALPPDYRIVYREMQRYLFKVGPVDLADGRLLAEIVDFFAQGAAAGKPVLHLVGTDVAAFCDDLIKDSPTHADLYQESLRKETR; from the coding sequence GTGAGCATCCAGGACATCATCGAGGGCAAGAAGCAGTGGCGGGCACACGTGGCCCGGGTCAAGGCGCTCCCGCCGGACTACCGGATCGTCTACCGGGAGATGCAGCGTTACCTGTTCAAGGTCGGGCCGGTCGACCTGGCCGACGGTCGCCTGCTCGCCGAGATCGTCGACTTCTTCGCGCAGGGCGCCGCCGCCGGCAAGCCGGTCCTGCACCTCGTCGGCACCGACGTGGCTGCCTTCTGCGACGACCTGATCAAGGACTCGCCCACCCACGCGGACCTCTATCAGGAGTCCCTTCGGAAGGAAACCCGGTGA
- a CDS encoding DUF1152 domain-containing protein — MLDSAAFSLTVPPLFAALAPARNVLLAGAGGGFDVYAALPLAFALRQTGKQVHLASLSFSELELIDRDAWVAEHVAAVRPDTGSPDWYFPERTLAWWLAAQDLPSTVYAFPPLGVQPLRAAYRELVERLDLDAIVLVDGGTDILLRGDESNLGTPVEDLTSVAAVTALDVPVKLVTSLGFGIDAHDGVNHVEVLENLAALDRDGGYLGALSIPGTGREAVLYRDAVADAQAATPQRPSIVQGQIAAATAGAFGDVRFTRRTGGGDLFVNPLMAIYFTVDLDTLAARCLYLDRIENTIGRRQVITRIQAFRDELVGARIPRAYPH, encoded by the coding sequence GTGCTCGACTCCGCCGCCTTCTCGCTGACCGTGCCACCCCTGTTCGCCGCGCTCGCCCCGGCCCGCAACGTCCTGCTCGCCGGGGCGGGCGGCGGCTTCGACGTGTACGCCGCCCTGCCCCTGGCCTTCGCCCTGCGCCAGACCGGCAAGCAGGTGCACCTGGCCAGCCTCTCCTTCTCCGAACTCGAACTGATCGACCGGGACGCCTGGGTGGCCGAGCACGTCGCGGCGGTGCGACCGGATACCGGCAGCCCGGACTGGTACTTCCCGGAGCGGACGCTCGCCTGGTGGCTGGCGGCCCAGGACCTGCCGTCGACCGTGTACGCCTTCCCGCCGCTGGGCGTGCAGCCGCTGCGGGCCGCGTACCGGGAACTGGTCGAGCGACTCGACCTCGACGCGATCGTGCTGGTCGACGGCGGCACCGACATCCTGCTGCGCGGCGACGAGAGCAACCTCGGCACCCCGGTCGAGGACCTCACCAGCGTCGCCGCGGTGACCGCGCTGGACGTACCGGTGAAGTTGGTGACCAGCCTCGGCTTCGGCATCGACGCCCACGACGGCGTCAACCACGTCGAGGTGCTGGAGAACCTCGCCGCGCTCGACCGCGACGGTGGCTACCTCGGTGCGCTCTCCATCCCCGGCACCGGCCGGGAGGCGGTCCTCTACCGGGACGCCGTCGCCGACGCCCAGGCGGCCACCCCGCAGCGGCCCAGCATCGTCCAGGGGCAGATCGCCGCCGCCACCGCCGGCGCGTTCGGCGACGTCCGCTTCACCCGGCGCACCGGCGGCGGGGACCTGTTCGTGAACCCGCTGATGGCGATCTACTTCACCGTCGACCTCGACACGCTCGCCGCCCGCTGTCTCTACCTGGACCGGATCGAGAACACCATCGGTCGACGCCAGGTCATCACCCGCATCCAGGCGTTCCGCGACGAACTGGTCGGCGCCCGCATCCCGCGCGCGTACCCGCACTGA
- a CDS encoding methyltransferase domain-containing protein gives MSSSQPVEDPASTASPDHRYLLDNARVEAGERFTWLAELFDGVTRGHLDRLGLTEGWRCWEVGAGGPGIPETLATAVGPTGHVLATDIDPAWLDPHAGYEVRRHDVVADPPPQPGTFDLVHARLVLVHLPDRARALATMVAALRPGGWLVIEDADTELQPLACLDEVGPAQRRANRLRGATRELMTRRGANLRFGRTLPRVLRAAGLADVAAVGSFPVGGLACARLEAATVRMLRADLLAAGLADDAEIDAHLAAVDAGELDLTLAPLISAWGRRPG, from the coding sequence ATGAGTTCTTCGCAGCCCGTCGAGGACCCGGCGTCCACGGCGTCCCCGGACCACCGATACCTGCTCGACAACGCCCGGGTGGAGGCGGGTGAGCGGTTCACCTGGCTGGCCGAGCTGTTCGACGGCGTCACCCGGGGGCACCTCGACCGGCTCGGGCTGACGGAGGGTTGGCGCTGCTGGGAGGTCGGCGCCGGCGGGCCCGGCATTCCCGAGACGCTCGCCACGGCGGTCGGACCGACCGGTCACGTGCTGGCCACCGACATCGACCCGGCCTGGTTGGACCCGCACGCCGGCTACGAGGTACGCCGGCACGACGTCGTCGCGGACCCGCCGCCGCAGCCGGGCACGTTCGACCTGGTGCATGCCCGGCTGGTGCTCGTGCACCTGCCCGACCGGGCCCGGGCACTGGCCACGATGGTGGCCGCGCTGCGGCCCGGCGGCTGGCTGGTGATCGAGGACGCCGACACCGAACTGCAGCCGCTGGCCTGCCTCGACGAGGTCGGCCCGGCGCAGCGGCGCGCCAACCGGCTGCGGGGTGCCACCCGCGAGTTGATGACCCGCCGCGGCGCGAATCTGCGCTTCGGTCGTACCCTGCCGAGGGTGTTGCGGGCGGCGGGCCTGGCCGATGTCGCGGCGGTCGGCAGCTTCCCGGTCGGCGGGCTGGCCTGCGCCCGGCTGGAGGCCGCGACGGTGCGCATGCTCCGCGCCGATCTGCTCGCCGCCGGCCTGGCGGACGACGCCGAGATCGACGCGCACCTGGCCGCCGTCGATGCCGGCGAGCTGGACCTCACGCTCGCGCCGCTGATCTCGGCCTGGGGACGCCGTCCCGGCTGA
- a CDS encoding mycothiol transferase — translation MRYLGVVLGRPFPEELPFVGEGAEPHADMWATADETREEIVGLYRRATAHADATIEALSLDDVGRVPWWGDEVVTLHQVLVHVVVDTQRHAGHADIVRELIDGTAGLLPGNDNLPPADESSWREHRRRVEQAAVDAGRRNPAAR, via the coding sequence ATCCGCTACCTCGGCGTGGTCCTCGGCCGGCCGTTTCCCGAGGAGTTGCCGTTCGTGGGGGAGGGGGCGGAGCCCCACGCCGACATGTGGGCGACCGCCGACGAGACGCGCGAGGAGATCGTCGGTTTGTACCGTCGGGCGACCGCCCACGCCGACGCCACCATCGAGGCGCTGTCCCTGGACGACGTCGGTCGCGTGCCGTGGTGGGGCGACGAGGTGGTCACCCTGCACCAGGTCCTGGTGCACGTCGTGGTGGACACCCAGCGGCACGCCGGCCACGCCGACATCGTGCGGGAACTCATCGACGGTACGGCCGGCCTGCTGCCCGGCAACGACAACCTGCCACCCGCCGACGAGTCGTCCTGGCGCGAGCACCGCCGACGGGTGGAACAGGCCGCCGTCGACGCCGGCAGGCGCAACCCGGCGGCCCGCTGA
- a CDS encoding barstar family protein, with translation MPNPPRWRLLDMNTDVTLTECADVDGLFVDHVFPVEPDYERYTLVGCAPSGPLRAAVDGTGPAWLGNVLLEGAHVPDVPVSHRCGDGCAECWDIMEELLDVRVVGHRTTGDGSGRLDIDLDGHRRDSDSNGGGTRPPTVAGHRLFTCSGTEETAAGECRDVTNLFHARPEVWPEGPPLTLRGCRTALTGPVEAELAHVRVDGTVNSMGWGHRVVGNVLDVAPSALGDDLVDITLDARIPEPLAANDRPLWDMWRAGGPTEPNGWAPLERSDRHLWVRAAAIHRIHAPDKPAGTVYHLDGRFVTDYDAFYCAIGEAINGPGGWFGGDLFWLHENAATGDGGATPGFRLVWHHSEVARAHLVPGYDRKSWDRAVTFDDLVQFLTQEGVRLELR, from the coding sequence GTGCCGAACCCCCCGCGCTGGCGCCTGCTCGACATGAACACCGACGTCACGCTCACCGAGTGCGCGGACGTGGACGGGCTCTTCGTCGACCACGTGTTCCCGGTCGAGCCCGACTACGAGCGCTACACACTGGTGGGTTGCGCGCCGTCCGGGCCGCTACGCGCCGCGGTCGACGGCACCGGGCCGGCCTGGCTCGGCAACGTGCTCCTGGAGGGGGCCCACGTCCCCGACGTACCGGTGAGCCACCGCTGCGGGGACGGCTGTGCCGAATGTTGGGACATCATGGAGGAGTTGCTCGACGTACGGGTCGTCGGCCACCGAACCACCGGGGACGGGTCCGGCCGGCTCGACATCGATCTCGACGGTCACCGCCGGGACAGCGACAGCAACGGCGGCGGCACTCGGCCACCCACCGTCGCGGGCCATCGACTGTTCACCTGTTCGGGCACGGAGGAGACGGCGGCCGGCGAGTGCCGCGACGTCACGAACCTGTTCCACGCCCGGCCAGAGGTCTGGCCGGAGGGTCCGCCGCTGACCCTGCGGGGCTGCCGGACCGCACTCACCGGACCGGTCGAGGCCGAACTGGCCCACGTACGCGTCGACGGCACGGTGAACTCGATGGGCTGGGGACACCGCGTGGTCGGCAACGTCCTGGACGTGGCCCCGTCCGCGCTCGGCGACGATCTCGTCGACATCACCCTGGACGCACGCATCCCGGAGCCCCTGGCGGCCAACGACCGACCGCTCTGGGACATGTGGCGCGCCGGCGGGCCCACCGAGCCGAACGGCTGGGCCCCGTTGGAGCGCAGCGACCGCCACCTCTGGGTGCGGGCCGCCGCGATCCACCGGATCCACGCCCCGGACAAGCCCGCCGGCACCGTCTACCACCTGGACGGGCGGTTCGTGACCGACTACGACGCCTTCTACTGCGCGATCGGGGAGGCGATCAACGGGCCCGGTGGCTGGTTCGGTGGTGACCTGTTCTGGCTGCACGAGAACGCCGCCACCGGCGATGGCGGGGCGACGCCCGGCTTCCGGCTCGTCTGGCACCACTCCGAGGTCGCCCGCGCCCATCTCGTGCCCGGATACGACCGCAAGAGCTGGGACCGGGCGGTCACCTTCGACGACCTGGTCCAGTTCCTCACCCAGGAGGGCGTCCGGCTCGAACTGCGCTGA
- a CDS encoding YciI family protein: MAQYLMSVLHDSDALATDEEMAAIDVFNDQLRADGHWVFAGGLAGPDASTVVDGRHGEAMITDGPFLESKEHVIGFWIVEAADLDVALRLAAQGSKHCNRRIELRPFLG; the protein is encoded by the coding sequence ATGGCGCAGTACCTGATGTCCGTGCTCCACGACTCGGACGCCCTGGCCACCGACGAGGAGATGGCCGCGATCGACGTGTTCAACGACCAGCTCCGGGCCGACGGCCACTGGGTGTTCGCCGGTGGCCTGGCCGGGCCCGACGCGAGCACCGTCGTCGACGGGCGGCACGGCGAGGCGATGATCACCGACGGGCCCTTCCTGGAGTCGAAGGAACACGTCATCGGCTTCTGGATCGTCGAGGCCGCCGACCTGGACGTGGCGCTGCGGCTCGCCGCCCAGGGCTCGAAGCACTGCAACCGGCGCATCGAGCTGCGCCCGTTCCTGGGCTAG
- a CDS encoding RNA polymerase sigma factor: MTEVHAATVRAHRDEWARVVATLARRFGDLDVAEEMAAEAFAAAVERWPVDGVPPNPGAWLTTTAYRKGVDRLRREVRREEKHREALMLSEDPEPLGVIDDDRLRLLFTCCHPALGMEARVALTLRMVGGLSVPEIARAFLGQEAAVGRRITRAKEKIRVARIPYRVPLRDDLPARVSGVLAVLYLIFNEGYLPSAAATGVVRADLTAEAIRLTRLVRDLLPADGEVVGLLALMLLTEARRAARVSAGGELVSLAEQDRGAWDRALIAEGHALVRARLAAGEPPGRYQLLAAINAVHTDAADVRDTDWSQVVALYDHLLRLDPSPVVRLNRAIALAELDGPQVALAEVDALPLTGYRAYHATRAELLRRLGRSAPAREAYDRAVALPGNQAETGYLLRRRDQMGGG, from the coding sequence GTGACCGAGGTCCACGCCGCGACCGTCCGGGCCCACCGCGACGAATGGGCCCGGGTGGTCGCGACCCTCGCCCGACGCTTCGGTGACCTCGACGTCGCCGAGGAGATGGCCGCCGAGGCGTTCGCCGCCGCCGTCGAACGCTGGCCGGTCGACGGCGTCCCGCCGAACCCCGGCGCCTGGCTCACCACCACCGCGTACCGCAAGGGCGTCGACCGGCTGCGCCGCGAGGTCCGGCGGGAGGAGAAACACCGGGAGGCGCTGATGCTCTCCGAGGACCCCGAGCCGCTCGGCGTCATCGACGACGACCGGCTGCGCCTGCTCTTCACCTGCTGCCACCCGGCGCTCGGCATGGAGGCGCGGGTCGCGCTCACCCTGCGGATGGTCGGTGGCCTGAGCGTGCCCGAGATAGCCCGCGCGTTCCTCGGCCAGGAGGCGGCCGTGGGCCGGCGGATCACCCGGGCAAAGGAGAAGATCCGGGTGGCCCGCATCCCCTACCGGGTGCCGCTGCGCGACGACCTCCCGGCCCGGGTCTCCGGCGTGCTCGCCGTCCTCTACCTGATCTTCAACGAGGGCTACCTGCCCTCGGCCGCCGCGACCGGGGTGGTCCGCGCCGACCTGACCGCCGAGGCGATCCGGCTGACCCGGTTGGTCCGGGACCTGCTGCCCGCCGACGGCGAGGTGGTCGGGCTGCTGGCGCTGATGCTGCTCACCGAGGCGCGCCGCGCCGCGCGGGTGTCGGCCGGCGGTGAGCTGGTCAGCCTCGCCGAGCAGGACCGGGGCGCCTGGGACCGGGCACTGATCGCCGAGGGCCACGCGCTGGTCCGGGCGCGTCTCGCCGCCGGGGAACCGCCCGGTCGCTACCAGCTCCTCGCCGCGATCAACGCCGTGCACACCGACGCCGCCGACGTCCGCGACACCGACTGGTCGCAGGTCGTCGCGCTCTACGACCACCTGCTGCGGCTCGACCCGTCGCCGGTCGTCCGGCTCAACCGGGCGATCGCGCTGGCCGAACTGGACGGCCCCCAGGTCGCGCTGGCCGAGGTGGACGCGCTGCCGTTGACCGGCTACCGCGCGTACCACGCCACCCGGGCGGAGCTGCTGCGCAGGCTGGGCCGCAGCGCACCGGCCCGGGAGGCGTACGACCGGGCCGTCGCGCTGCCCGGCAACCAGGCCGAGACCGGGTACCTGCTGCGCCGCCGCGACCAGATGGGCGGCGGCTGA
- a CDS encoding winged helix DNA-binding domain-containing protein, producing MLDARQVRNFRIRAQQLDRAGGTLADTAVLDIGVQDTGPDGGRWALAVRGVDVTALSPDDVALLWTVRGAPHLYRRADLPQVAAAVEPFSDADAGKRIYDAAKPLKAAGIGILAALDEVAARMRAVVTAPTVKGEVSARLAEELPEPYLRFCRPCQATHLYEMPFRLAAVRAGLELELDTSPPVLRRIPGFSRAADPGERFALIRAYLRLLGPATAQHVAGYLDAPVKEVKAHWPQDVVEVTVDGERRSLLAADEAQLASADAPATRLLGPFDLFLQAKDRSTLVPDPARAKELWPVLGRPGAVLVDGELVGTWRPRKAGRRFTVAVQPWQPLSDARRGTVTEQAERLAAYRGVALGGVEFAD from the coding sequence ATGCTCGATGCGCGTCAGGTGAGGAACTTCCGGATCCGGGCCCAACAGCTCGACCGGGCCGGGGGCACGCTCGCGGACACCGCCGTGCTCGACATCGGCGTGCAGGACACCGGCCCGGACGGCGGCCGCTGGGCGCTGGCCGTCCGCGGCGTCGACGTGACCGCCCTCTCCCCCGACGACGTCGCCCTGCTCTGGACCGTACGCGGCGCGCCGCACCTCTACCGCCGCGCTGACCTGCCGCAGGTGGCGGCGGCGGTCGAGCCGTTCTCCGACGCCGACGCGGGCAAGCGCATCTACGACGCCGCGAAACCGTTGAAGGCGGCCGGTATCGGCATCCTGGCCGCCCTCGACGAGGTGGCCGCCCGGATGCGCGCCGTGGTCACCGCGCCGACGGTCAAGGGCGAGGTGTCCGCCCGGCTGGCCGAGGAGCTGCCCGAGCCGTACCTGCGGTTCTGCCGGCCGTGCCAGGCCACCCACCTGTACGAGATGCCCTTCCGGCTGGCCGCCGTGCGGGCCGGGCTGGAACTGGAGCTGGACACCTCGCCACCGGTGCTGCGCCGCATTCCCGGGTTCTCCCGGGCGGCGGACCCCGGTGAGCGGTTCGCGCTAATCCGGGCGTACCTGCGGCTGCTCGGTCCGGCCACCGCGCAGCACGTCGCCGGTTACCTCGACGCCCCGGTCAAGGAGGTGAAGGCGCACTGGCCGCAGGACGTGGTCGAGGTGACGGTCGACGGCGAGCGCCGTTCGCTGCTGGCCGCGGACGAGGCGCAACTGGCGTCGGCGGACGCCCCGGCGACCCGGCTGCTGGGGCCGTTCGACCTCTTCCTGCAGGCCAAGGACCGGTCGACCCTGGTGCCGGACCCGGCCCGGGCGAAGGAGTTGTGGCCGGTGCTGGGTCGCCCCGGCGCGGTGCTGGTCGACGGCGAGCTGGTCGGCACCTGGCGGCCCCGCAAGGCCGGTCGGAGGTTCACGGTCGCCGTGCAGCCCTGGCAGCCGCTGTCCGACGCCCGCCGGGGGACCGTCACCGAGCAGGCCGAACGGCTCGCCGCGTACCGTGGCGTGGCGCTGGGCGGCGTCGAGTTCGCCGACTGA
- a CDS encoding DinB family protein codes for MSETPAPASPSAARGEADALLSVLERNRRTFAWKTSGLDQRGLGMTTAASSMTLGGLVKHVALVEADWLAVKLAGKEYGAPWNAVDFDADPDWEWRTGAVDSPEELHALWRDAVDRSRTLVAEVIEERGLDGPASFTWPDGRTPTVRLMLLDMIEEYARHTGHADLLREAVDGRVGEGAPADFTV; via the coding sequence ATGAGCGAGACTCCCGCACCGGCCTCCCCGTCGGCAGCTCGCGGCGAAGCCGATGCCTTGCTGTCCGTCCTCGAGCGCAACCGGCGTACCTTCGCCTGGAAGACGTCGGGTCTCGACCAGCGGGGCCTGGGCATGACCACGGCCGCCAGCTCGATGACGCTCGGTGGGCTCGTCAAGCATGTGGCCCTGGTGGAGGCGGACTGGCTGGCGGTCAAGCTCGCCGGGAAGGAGTACGGCGCTCCGTGGAACGCGGTCGACTTCGACGCCGATCCCGACTGGGAGTGGCGCACGGGGGCCGTGGACTCTCCGGAAGAGCTCCACGCGTTGTGGCGGGACGCTGTCGACCGGTCGCGCACGCTCGTGGCCGAGGTCATCGAGGAACGCGGCCTCGACGGGCCCGCCTCGTTCACCTGGCCCGACGGTCGCACGCCCACGGTCCGGCTCATGCTGTTGGACATGATCGAGGAGTACGCGCGCCACACCGGCCATGCCGACCTGCTCCGGGAAGCGGTGGACGGTCGGGTCGGCGAAGGAGCACCGGCCGACTTCACCGTCTGA